The Sphingomonas alpina genome has a segment encoding these proteins:
- a CDS encoding serine hydrolase domain-containing protein, protein MKAVRYMVSAGALALLAAGAVFASEGAPQAQSQPRAQPRAQTSAPALRAVPSALPTTQALLDGYVVDNKMPGIVGAFGYGNHPTIFLSAGKVADDATAAKAGPDSLWRVFSMTKPITGMAAMLLIEDGKMSLDQPVSDFIPAFKTMKVLIGPDSLDSRPAARPITIRHLLTHTAGLGYNIITKGPLLAEYNRLGIDPAQVNAQLEAKSRPIRPATLEEFANRAASVPLIADPGTKWSYSIGLDVMGRVIEVASGMSFDAFVQKRIFGPLKMTSSYWTVPQSEVGRFASMYVIMGTNRLPFDPAATSVWLKPPSFPYGGAGLVMSARDYDRFLHMLQNYGELDGARVMKPETARLGMSNLMPAGVFFTGVAASTGGTPQPMGFGAGGSVAIDDMPNGPAKGSYGWGGAAGTVAFVDPAHKTRGTVMVNYFPGEKWPLRTEVLGAFKADLEHKHQ, encoded by the coding sequence ATGAAGGCTGTGCGGTACATGGTTTCGGCGGGCGCTCTGGCTTTGCTCGCCGCGGGCGCGGTGTTTGCCAGTGAGGGAGCACCTCAGGCTCAATCCCAACCTCGGGCCCAACCTCGGGCCCAAACCTCCGCACCCGCACTGCGCGCCGTCCCGTCGGCGCTGCCCACCACTCAGGCGCTGCTCGACGGCTATGTTGTCGACAACAAGATGCCCGGCATCGTCGGTGCGTTCGGTTATGGCAACCACCCGACGATCTTCCTCAGCGCGGGCAAGGTCGCTGACGATGCGACGGCCGCCAAGGCGGGGCCCGACAGCCTGTGGCGGGTTTTTTCGATGACCAAACCGATCACCGGCATGGCGGCGATGCTGCTGATCGAGGATGGCAAGATGTCGCTCGACCAGCCGGTGTCGGACTTCATCCCGGCGTTCAAGACCATGAAGGTACTGATCGGCCCCGACAGTCTCGACAGTCGCCCGGCGGCGCGCCCGATCACGATTCGCCATCTGCTGACTCACACAGCCGGCTTGGGCTACAACATCATCACCAAGGGGCCGTTGCTGGCCGAGTATAACCGGCTCGGGATCGACCCGGCACAGGTCAACGCACAACTCGAGGCCAAATCGCGCCCGATTCGGCCTGCGACGCTTGAGGAATTCGCCAACCGCGCTGCGAGCGTGCCGTTGATCGCCGATCCGGGTACCAAATGGAGCTATTCGATCGGCCTCGACGTGATGGGCCGGGTGATCGAAGTCGCCAGCGGCATGAGCTTCGATGCGTTCGTGCAGAAGCGGATCTTCGGCCCGCTCAAGATGACTTCGAGCTACTGGACCGTGCCGCAGAGCGAGGTCGGGCGCTTTGCGAGCATGTATGTCATCATGGGCACCAATCGCCTGCCCTTCGATCCCGCCGCGACCTCAGTCTGGCTCAAGCCGCCGAGCTTCCCTTATGGCGGGGCCGGGCTGGTCATGTCGGCGCGCGACTATGACCGCTTCCTGCACATGCTGCAGAATTACGGTGAGCTCGACGGGGCGCGGGTGATGAAGCCGGAGACCGCCAGGCTCGGCATGTCGAACCTGATGCCGGCGGGGGTCTTCTTCACGGGCGTCGCCGCTTCCACCGGCGGCACGCCCCAGCCGATGGGCTTCGGCGCCGGCGGGTCGGTGGCGATCGACGATATGCCGAACGGGCCGGCCAAGGGCAGTTATGGCTGGGGCGGGGCGGCCGGTACGGTCGCTTTCGTCGATCCGGCGCACAAGACGCGCGGAACCGTGATGGTCAATTATTTCCCCGGCGAGAAATGGCCGCTGCGCACCGAAGTGCTCGGCGCCTTCAAGGCCGATCTGGAGCATAAGCACCAGTGA